The proteins below come from a single Corylus avellana chromosome ca3, CavTom2PMs-1.0 genomic window:
- the LOC132175326 gene encoding pentatricopeptide repeat-containing protein At1g59720, chloroplastic/mitochondrial-like, protein MIVRCLSRLKSIQLCSPWAFSKLNLSSLSTSSGISSKGTAFRKEQRVMSLFKQCSTMKDLKQVHAHIILTGFNHNLYVVGKIIVFCAVSEGGDMDYAASVFDEIENPDGFLWNTMIRGFGKTSQPEKAFEFYKRMQERGEVADNFTFSFLLKFCGQLRSVMLGKLIHCDTVKHGLESHVFVRNTLIHMYGMFKDIKTALRLFEEIPSPDLVTWNTFIDCHVYCGKCKEALDLFLRMLQSGVQPDEATLVVTVSACSDLGALDFGRWVHSCINHTSLGNIVSMSNSLIDMYAKCGAVEEAYEIFNEMKRKNIVSWNTMILGLAAHGHTNEALATFTKMLEEKFETPNDVTFLGVLSACSHGGMVDDGRRYFDVMSKDYHIQPTIKHYGCMVDILGRAGLVEEAYQLIRSMPMECNAIVYRTLLAACRMHGYVELGEKVRSHLLELEPDHSSDYVLLANMYASVGKWNEMTRVRKTMQDRGVQKPEPGNSFIGIHSPMRLKMEMADGYKHKITACTARQTLDSL, encoded by the coding sequence ATGATCGTTAGATGCCTTAGCCGCCTGAAATCCATACAGCTATGTTCTCCATGGGCTTTCTCAAAGCTCAACCTCTCTTCTTTGTCTACCAGTTCAGGGATAAGCTCAAAAGGCACTGCTTTTAGAAAGGAACAAAGAGTTATGTCCCTTTTCAAGCAGTGTTCCACCATGAAAGATTTGAAGCAAGTCCATGCCCATATAATACTAACGGGCTTTAATCACAACCTCTATGTTGTTGGCAAGATAATCGTGTTTTGTGCGGTTTCGGAGGGCGGAGATATGGATTATGCGGCTTCGGTTTTCGATGAAATTGAAAACCCAGATGGGTTTCTTTGGAATACCATGATTAGGGGGTTTGGGAAGACTAGTCAGCCAGAGAAGGCTTTTGAGTTCTATAAGAGAATGCAAGAGAGAGGAGAGGTGGCAGACAATTTCACATTCTCTTTCTTGCTCAAGTTTTGTGGGCAATTGCGGTCTGTTATGTTGGGGAAACTGATACATTGCGATACTGTGAAACATGGCCTGGAATCTCATGTCTTTGTGAGGAACACGCTGATTCATATGTATGGCATGTTTAAGGATATCAAAACTGCACTCCGACTGTTTGAAGAAATACCCAGTCCAGACTTAGTGACTTGGAATACTTTCATTGATTGTCATGTCTATTGTGGGAAGTGCAAGGAAGCACTTGACCTGTTCTTGCGGATGCTGCAGAGCGGCGTACAGCCTGATGAGGCTACATTGGTTGTGACCGTCTCAGCTTGTTCTGATTTGGGTGCGTTAGATTTTGGGAGGTGGGTTCATTCCTGCATTAATCATACTAGCCTAGGCAACATTGTTTCGATGTCTAATTCGCTAATTGACATGTATGCAAAGTGTGGAGCAGTTGAAGAAGCATATGAGATATTCAATGAGATGAAACGGAAGAACATAGTATCATGGAACACAATGATTCTAGGTCTTGCAGCACATGGCCATACAAACGAGGCATTGGCAACTTTCACAAAAATGTTGGAAGAAAAGTTTGAGACACCAAATGATGTTACTTTCTTGGGAGTTTTGTCTGCTTGTAGCCATGGAGGGATGGTAGATGATGGAAGAAgatattttgatgttatgagCAAAGACTACCATATTCAACCAACAATAAAGCATTACGGGTGCATGGTGGATATATTGGGACGAGCCGGGCTTGTGGAGGAGGCTTACCAGTTGATAAGAAGCATGCCAATGGAATGCAATGCCATTGTGTACAGGACATTGTTGGCTGCATGTCGGATGCATGGATATGTTGAGCTTGGGGAGAAGGTGAGAAGCCATCTATTGGAGTTAGAACCAGATCATAGCAGTGATTATGTTCTCCTCGCAAACATGTATGCTAGTGTAGGTAAATGGAACGAAATGACAAGAGTGAGAAAAACAATGCAGGACAGGGGAGTACAGAAACCAGAGCCTGGAAATAGCTTCATTGGCATTCATTCCCCTATGAGATTAAAGATGGAGATGGCCGATGGTTACAAACATAAGATTACTGCATGTACCGCTCGACAAACATTAGATTCTTTGTAG